In Chryseobacterium gleum, a single genomic region encodes these proteins:
- the asnB gene encoding asparagine synthase (glutamine-hydrolyzing), with amino-acid sequence MCGISGYYSFHKSISSTNILEMNQAIRHRGPDDEGFWMYSNGEGVSFSGNDSTQKIKEQFPVLKEENSDIALGFRRLSIIDLSEKGHQPMLSENEQIIITFNGEIYNFKKLRKELESFGHVFRSTSDTEVILKAYEEWGTTVFEKLDGMFAVCIVDLISQKLILARDRVGMKPLFYHQSEKGLVWASEIKALLKNEFVKPEINWNGVYTNFLFQTTLAPQTCFQHIFSLEPASFMTVDLKNQNITKEKFWNLPLPSENISEEEAVKKIDKLLSESISEQLYADVPVAVMMSGGIDSTLIAYKSKSYNADINAYTISYPFSEEEVKNAALAAQHFGVSHEVKEVSDEEALEHLKENIQHFEEPYSSFEVLINAAKYAHDKNFKVLLSGNGADELFAGYSHTLKLNRWLFMRNFNCINPFIFTKDKFSQRLKNYFSQDNMFDFFRQSQISMRPLEVKSVIKQEIYNTIDPDLSKYHLSETKNYSGYFEYDMKYSLSSHHVFRDDLSAMKYSVEFRYPYLSNSLIDYVAALPENIRFNGAQNKPLLRKTAKKYLPESVLNMPKKGFSFPVNYFIKNEKKVRDFIVENLESLKRRNFFNAAVIDEWWNHQEHEYDWVKIWQLVTFELWYQKYFEK; translated from the coding sequence ATGTGCGGAATCAGCGGTTATTATTCATTTCATAAAAGTATTTCCTCTACAAATATTCTGGAAATGAATCAGGCCATCAGACACCGCGGGCCGGATGATGAAGGATTCTGGATGTATAGTAACGGAGAGGGAGTTTCTTTTTCAGGGAATGATTCCACACAAAAAATTAAAGAACAGTTTCCGGTTTTAAAAGAGGAGAATTCTGATATTGCTCTAGGTTTCCGTAGATTATCCATTATTGATCTTTCTGAAAAAGGTCATCAGCCCATGCTGTCAGAAAATGAACAGATTATCATTACGTTTAATGGTGAGATTTATAATTTTAAAAAGTTAAGGAAAGAACTTGAAAGTTTCGGGCATGTTTTTCGAAGTACTTCTGATACTGAAGTTATTCTCAAGGCATATGAAGAGTGGGGAACTACAGTTTTTGAAAAGCTGGATGGTATGTTTGCTGTTTGTATTGTGGATCTTATCTCGCAAAAACTTATCCTGGCAAGAGACAGGGTAGGAATGAAACCTTTATTTTATCATCAGAGTGAAAAGGGGCTGGTTTGGGCATCGGAAATAAAAGCATTACTCAAAAATGAGTTTGTAAAGCCAGAAATCAACTGGAATGGAGTATATACCAATTTCCTTTTTCAGACCACGTTAGCTCCGCAAACCTGTTTTCAGCATATTTTTTCTCTGGAACCGGCTTCTTTTATGACGGTTGATTTAAAGAATCAGAACATCACCAAAGAGAAGTTCTGGAATCTGCCTCTACCTTCTGAGAATATTTCTGAAGAAGAAGCTGTAAAAAAGATAGATAAGCTTCTTTCCGAAAGCATATCAGAACAATTATATGCAGATGTTCCTGTAGCCGTGATGATGAGTGGAGGAATAGATTCTACATTAATTGCCTATAAATCAAAATCTTACAATGCCGATATTAACGCCTACACCATATCATATCCGTTTTCAGAAGAAGAAGTGAAAAATGCGGCTTTAGCTGCTCAACACTTTGGTGTTTCACATGAGGTGAAAGAAGTGAGTGATGAAGAAGCGCTTGAACATCTTAAAGAAAATATCCAGCATTTTGAAGAACCCTACAGCAGTTTTGAAGTGTTAATCAATGCGGCAAAATATGCACACGATAAAAATTTTAAGGTCTTACTGAGCGGAAATGGTGCCGATGAGCTTTTTGCAGGCTATTCCCATACACTAAAGCTCAACAGATGGCTTTTCATGAGAAATTTTAATTGTATAAACCCTTTCATTTTTACAAAAGACAAGTTTTCACAGCGCTTAAAAAACTATTTTTCTCAGGATAATATGTTTGATTTTTTCAGGCAGAGCCAGATCAGTATGAGGCCTTTAGAAGTTAAAAGTGTCATAAAACAGGAAATTTATAATACAATTGATCCGGATCTTTCAAAATATCATCTTTCGGAAACAAAAAACTATTCCGGTTATTTTGAATATGATATGAAATACTCGCTTTCATCCCATCATGTTTTCCGTGATGACCTGAGTGCCATGAAATACAGTGTTGAATTTCGTTATCCTTATCTGAGCAACAGCCTGATAGATTATGTAGCGGCACTGCCGGAGAACATCAGATTTAATGGAGCTCAGAATAAACCTTTATTACGTAAAACTGCAAAAAAATATCTTCCGGAATCAGTTTTGAATATGCCTAAAAAAGGATTTTCATTTCCTGTCAATTATTTCATTAAAAACGAAAAAAAAGTAAGAGACTTTATCGTTGAAAATCTTGAAAGCTTAAAAAGGAGAAATTTCTTTAATGCTGCAGTGATTGACGAATGGTGGAATCACCAGGAACATGAGTATGATTGGGTGAAAATATGGCAGCTGGTTACTTTTGAGCTATGGTATCAGAAATATTTTGAAAAATAA